A genomic window from Hippocampus zosterae strain Florida chromosome 13, ASM2543408v3, whole genome shotgun sequence includes:
- the rfc1 gene encoding replication factor C subunit 1 isoform X1 → MDIRRFFAPSAQKATPNGNASTKRNPLSSEEDSKKKETKIKKQETDVKRMHDKKRKKHAVIESDSDSEDRDRKSKKSPKKKEKISNAAQSLKKEPVHYVLETDSDSDNFESLKKKSSISKQNGTSQKSRSSPGLKDAAESSIKSSSVHSKNGAKCPTTPVTPKTAPPPQAKQTPTSALDYFGNERIQRSGKKLVASTKRKTPIQDTDDLSDEQIARQLQMVEDDELEKQIHDDEDFARTLAMLDAEPQAKKVRKSSDEKNVEAFHRKSNSLSPSKYNREDSMSEDMIGPSPKKNPALLKPSSKLGMLKKRDEEKDNATKSKAQTKMKISPKKGPFTLSGSEKVQAPKRGPVLETSPTEPASTGPDEAEKKKLHTSAYRNYLNRDGPRALGSREIPTGADNCLEGCVFVLTGVLESMERDETKSLIERYGGKVTGNISKKTTYLVQGRDGGVSKLEKAESFGTKILNEDDLFELIRTKPGKKSKYEIAAEAESKASKIRTPPGSAPKTSTPPGSAPKTRTPPGSAPKTTPKALKISPSKGNSKSPHSPSPSKTAQTTGRSAKTMDGGTPPGRGSAQTARRELGLSSQNSSASKFKSVTEDGATLLWVDKYRPCSLKAVIGQQGEQSCANKLLRWLQNWYTHHSSAASKPPVARFGKFAAGNDDGSGYKAALLSGPPGVGKTTTAALVCEELGFSYVEMNASCTRSKNNLKDVVAESLNNTSIESFYKGTSRKVSTKHVLIMDEVDGMAGNEDRGGMQELISLIKNSKIPIICMCNDRNHQKIRSLANYCFDLRFQRPRMEQIKGAMMSIAFKEGIKIPPPALNEVILASNQDIRQVIHNLSMWSAKDKVMTYDQCKSDAASARKDLKMGPFDVCRKVFVAGEETAHMSLIDKSDLFFHDYSLAPLFVQENYLHVRPAAAGGNAKSHLVLLSKTADSISDGDLVDRRIRSGQNWSLLPTQAIYASVIPGELMRGYMSHFPSFPSWLGKNSSAGKHSRIVQELASHMALKTMSSRQAVNLDYLYFLRQALLSPLQKLAAEGASEAVRLLDDYQLIREDMDNMMEIGSWGGQPDPYSKLDSKVKAAFTRTYNKEVHLTPYSLQAIKKGRRGGPEESELEVQDTEKDISVSEDEGESLSVDAMIKQKKTKAVTKESKKEKAQDSGKGKGKGKAKAKK, encoded by the exons ATG GACATTCGGAGATTCTTTGCGCCATCAGCACAGAAAGCGACTCCTAATGGAAACGCGAGCACGAAGAGGAATCCTCTTTCTTCAGAGGAAGATTCGAAAAAGAAAGAGACCAAG attaaaaaacaagaaacagaCGTGAAACGTATGCATGACAAAAAACGGAAAAAACATGCAGTCATAGAATCAG ACTCTGACTCAGAGGATCGAGACAGGAAATCCAAGAAATCGCctaagaagaaggagaagatcaGCAATGCTGCACAGTCTCTCAAGAAAGAGCCTGTTCACTACGTCTTGGAAACGG ACTCAGACAGTGACAACTTTGAGTCCTTGAAGAAAAAGTCCTCCATAAGCAAGCAAAATGGCACCTCCCAAAAGAGCAGGTCAAGTCCAGGTCTGAAAGATGCTGCAGAGTCTTCAATCAAGTCGTCCTCTGTTCACTCGAAAAATGGAGCTAAATGTCCCACCACGCCAGTCACACCAAAGACTGCACCACCCCCTCAGGCCAAACaaacccccacctctgcgttgGACTACTTCGGCAACGAAAGGATCCAGCGCTCGGGCAAGAAGCTGGTCGCCAGCACTAAACGGAAGACC CCAATCCAGGATACAGATGATCTGAGCGATGAGCAAATAGCTCGACAGCTGCAAATGGTTGAGGATGATGAG CTGGAGAAGCAGATTCATGATGATGAAGACTTTGCCAGAACACTTGCCATGCTGGATGCAGAGCCACAGGCAAAGAAG GTTCGTAAAAGCTCGGACGAAAAAAATGTGGAGGCATTCCACAGAAAGAGTAATTCACTCAGCCCTTCAAAGTACAACAGAGAGGACAGCATGTCAGAGGACATGATCGGCCCTTCACCCAAGAAAAACCCTGCTCTACTCAAACCCAGTTCCAAACTAGGGATGTTGAAGAAAAGAGACGAGGAAAAAGATAACGCGACAAAGAGCAAAGcacagacaaaaatgaaaatctctCCCAAAAAGGGGCCATTTACCCTGTCAGGGAGTGAAAAGGTGCAGGCACCCAAAAGAGGCCCCGTACTTGAAACTTCTCCCACTGAACCAGCG AGCACCGGACCTGACGAGGCAGAGAAGAAGAAACTCCACACTTCCGCTTACAGGAATTACCTGAACAGAGATGGACCAAGAGCACTGGGCTCCAGAGAAATCCCCACG GGTGCAGATAACTGTTTGGAGGGTTGCGTGTTTGTATTGACGGGCGTTCTGGAGTCAATGGAAAGAGATGAGACCAAATCCCTCATCGAGCGCTACGGCGGAAAAGTGACGGGCAACATCAGCAAGAAGACCACCTACCTGGTGCAGGGTCGGGACGGCGGCGTCTCCAAGCTCGAGAAG GCGGAGAGTTTTGGGACCAAAATCCTTAATGAGGATGACCTGTTTGAGCTAATTAGGACCAAACCAGGGAAGAAGTCTAAGTATGAGATTGCTGCAGAGGCCGAG AGCAAAGCTTCAAAGATCAGGACTCCTCCGGGCTCGGCCCCAAAGACCAGTACTCCACCGGGCTCGGCCCCAAAGACCAGGACTCCACCGGGCTCGGCCCCAAAGACCACTCCTAAAGCTTTAAAGATCTCTCCCTCCAAAGGCAACTCCAAGTCCCCTCACTCTCCGAGTCCCTCAAAGACCGCGCAGACAACCGGCCGCAGTGCCAAAACCATGGATGGCGGAACCCCGCCCGGAAGAGGCTCGGCTCAAACTGCTCGCAGGGAATTGGGACTTTCTTCTCAGAACTCTTCAGCCTCAAAATTTAAATCAGTAACTGAGGACGGTGCCACTCTGCTGTGGGTGGACAAATACCGCCCGTGTTCTCTGAAGGCTGTGATAGGCCAGCAGGGGGAACAGAGCTGCGCCAACAAACTTCTCCGCTGGCTGCAAAACTGGTACACGCACCATAGCAGCGCTGCCTCCAAACCACCAG TTGCCAGATTTGGAAAGTTTGCTGCAGGAAATGATGACGGATCAGGTTACAAAGCTGCTCTGCTCTCCGGACCGCCGGGTGTGGGGAAGACCACTACAGCGGCCCTGGTCTGCGAG GAGTTGGGCTTCAGCTATGTGGAAATGAATGCAAGTTGCACACGCAGCAAAAACAACCTGAAGGACGTGGTCGCAGAGTCCCTCAACAACACCAGCATCGAAAGCTTTTATAAAG GCACGTCCCGCAAAGTCAGCACCAAACACGTCTTGATCATGGATGAGGTTGATGGCATGGCGGGCAATGAGGATCGGGGCGGTATGCAG GAATTGATCAGCCTCATCAAAAATTCCAAGATTCCCATCATCTGCATGTGCAACGATCGGAACCATCAGAAGATCAGATCACTGGCCAATTACTGCTTTGATTTGCGCTTCCAGAGGCCGCGAATGGAGCAGATCAAG GGTGCTATGATGTCCATCGCTTTCAAGGAAGGAATCAAGATCCCGCCTCCGGCACTTAATGAAGTTATCTTGGCGTCCAATCAAGACATCAGAcag GTGATCCATAACCTCAGCATGTGGTCAGCTAAAGACAAGGTGATGACCTACGACCAGTGCAAGTCTGACGCCGCCAGCGCCCGCAAGGACCTGAAGATGGGGCCCTTTGACGTCTGCCGAAAGGTGTTTGTGGCTGGCGAGGAGACGGCCCACATGAGTCTCATTGACAAGTCGGATCTCTTCTTCCACGACTACTCGCTAGCACCCCTCTTTGTCCAGGAGAATTATCTACACGTGCGGCCTGCCGCTGCTGG GGGCAATGCAAAGTCTCACCTTGTGCTGCTCAGCAAGACGGCTGACTCCATCAGTGATGGAGACCTGGTGGACCGACGAATCCGCTCTGGGCAGAACTGGTCTCTGCTACCCACGCag gCTATCTATGCCAGTGTAATCCCAGGGGAGCTCATGAGAGGTTACATGAGTCATTTCCCGTCTTTCCCAAGCTGGCTTGGGAAAAACTCATCGGCAGGCAAACATTCCCGCATCGTCCAGGAGCTGGCCTCGCACATGGCTTTGAA AACGATGAGCAGCAGACAAGCGGTGAACCTGGACTACCTCTACTTCCTGCGGCAGGCCCTACTCAGCCCACTCCAGAAGCTGGCAGCGGAGGGCGCCAGTGAGGCTGTGCGGCTACTGGACGATTACCAGCTCATCAGGGAGGACATGGACAACATGATGGAGATCGGTTCGTGGGGCGGACAACCTGACCCCTACTCCAAACTGGACTCAAAG GTGAAGGCGGCATTCACGAGGACGTACAACAAGGAGGTCCATCTGACACCGTACTCCCTGCAAGCCATCAAGAAGGGGCGGCGCGGAGGCCCCGAAGAGTCTGAACTGGAAGTGCAGGACACCGAGAAGGACATTTCAGTGTCTGAGGATGAAGGCGAGAGCCTCAGTGTGGATGCCATGATCAAA CAGAAGAAGACCAAAGCCGTCACCAAGGAGTCTAAGAAGGAAAAGGCTCAGGATTCTGGGAAGGGGAAGGGAAAGGGAAAGGCCAAGGCTAAAAAGTGA